From the Anguilla rostrata isolate EN2019 chromosome 5, ASM1855537v3, whole genome shotgun sequence genome, the window GACCAAACTCCGCACTTCCTGCATATAACAAAGCGCAATTCCCTTTGAAAATGGTCATGcttgaattaaaattaaaaacaatatgtgAGTAGACAAGTGATATTCCtgtaaaaatgtttctaaaatgataataatcataCACTATTtggccagaagtatgtggacacctgacatccaacatctaacatctcatccaaaattatgggcattaatatggagttgtcCACCCccgctgctataacaacctccacttttctgggaaggctttatactagatgttggagcactgctgcagttACAGAACCCAGATAAGGACAATATTTACATGacaaaatatgttcatttgAATACAGGCTATGCAATAATCATATGCAATAATGACTCCAAAAAGAACTACCTAGTACAGCTGTCACTGCCATAAGTTTCAAACCAATGCTGAGTATCATAGCAAAGCTAAGAACCACTCACAATATCACGCCATGAGTGTGTTAAATGTAAGTAACCAAACAGCACAATTGCTAGTTTAAGTCAAacagatcaaatatgaataaCTTGGTGCACTACATACCACACTTAATCCTGAAGATATCATCCACTAGGCCTTCGTAAACAACTTGAGAGCAGAGTGGAGTGACAAAATCAACATCTTAACAACAAagggcagaaaagaaaaagagtatATAATGAATCCTCAACTGATAAAATGAATTGTGAATTACTGCAATGACCACAGTAAAGGACAAACTTGGCAGCACATAGGCTATACAGTAATGAACATACACATGACATACTGCAACCACAAGAACACTTCCAAAAATAGATGGAGGGATAGACAGATAGACTCAACAGCCAATAAGATAAGCTTGCATACCTCGATCAATGAGAAAGACAGTCCCAATATCAGGTTTTCgagctctctgctctccctcctccactaGCTCCCTCCACAGTGCATATGTCATCTAAAACAAGAATGTGGCAGTCGCTTACAAACATTTTTGGGAGTGAATATCAATGATCATTACTTTTGGCTATAGGTTTAATGTTTAAGTTTGCAGGCTAGCCAATTTGTTAGCAAATCTAGGATACTGACACAATTGTGTATATTGCTAGGTTCCGCTCACTGAACTGTATAAGTTCTTATGTAGTTCATTGGTTCCACTTTACATTGCAGTCCACCAACTAAGCCGTGCAGCCACTGAGTAGGTGTACATTTTTCCAGAGGACACAGGCAGACTGTAAGGTGACTGGTTGACAAAAGGAGTCACTCTTGTGCACTGATATGGAGCTAACCCTGAAAACCCTTGTGTCTTACCTTAGCCGAACGGCCAATCCCATAAGCCTTTGAGAAAGGACCATAGAGAGAATGCAGGAGGTGAAGTGCACTGCCTGCTGTCGTCATCCAGCGTTGGTCACCCTCCTGAAAACATGTAGCAATTACTACCCTGATCATTACAGTAGAATTTCTCCATAATACACCGCTCTtataaaaatcaatttcaaactTGGTTTACTGTTGTTCATATTTCTGAGCTGACGAATGTTTGTGCACTCAATGTTTTTATCGCTCATCGATACCAGAAAGTCGACCACTCAATGTTTTTAATCATTCATCCATACCAGAAAAGTATCTCTGAAGAATTCAGGAAGCTCAAGGctaatgatgtcatcatccaGAGGCAGAAGGTAGAAATCCCATTCATCAGTGCTCACatctaaaaaaagagaaaggggcATTCTAATAACACCACACAGGATGTGTAGTTCTACaacataaataatgtaaagCCACTTACCACCATAGACGCCCTGCTCCTCCAAAATCGCCTCACATACGTAGAACTGAAAAAGGTAACGAGGTACAAGACTTTTGCAGTAACTTTGAGTACATGCgggttttctttatttaaaaggaTATAAGTGTCTTTGCGCCTTTGAAAGTAAAAGGGAAGCACATCACCTTCCGTGGACTAAATATGATCTTATATCTCCTGAATTTCCCGGCTGCCTTGTCCGCATTGACaatatctgaaaatatttcagcaaatattttgcattaattaattgtttttacagGTCAGAAGTCATTATAATCTTATAGTCCAACTTACCAGCAACCCACTTCACAGTTTGTATTCGGGGCCGAATCAGAAAGCACAGTCTTCGGGAAACAGAAAGATTGAGAAGATTATATTAAATTACTACTTAAAAGCATGTTTGGGTTTTAATTACTCTACCAGAGTTTCAGTTAATAAATGCTACTCTAGGTGGCAGCCTCTTTCTTCTTACTTTGACAGACTGGACGTGCTCATCtctgacattaaaaatattattattatgttgggCTCCTGGCCTCACCCACTCagcaagcccctcccccaggcctaTTCTGTGTACTCTTAAGGCAGTTGAGTATTCTATAATTCTATAATTCTATACTTGTACATATACATGTTCTTAATACGCAGCTATGCTAACTTTCTTTATCTCATGTTGTTGTATGTCAGGGGAGTGGGGCCTGGGGGGGTTGTTTGTGTACTAAAAATAATTACGGAAGTAGCAGTACTTCTATAATATATCCACTTACTatgaaaaaatcaaataaagatCCTTAAAATATGTGGGGTTTTCAAATAGGCTTGGGATTTTCCCAGGGACATGCTAGAACTCACTGATCACACATGCTGACAATTGGTTTGTGTTCCACTTTATACAGTTTGTCCACTTCATGTTGctgcaaacagaaaataagcagGAAGAACTTTAAAGAGTGACCCCGGAGAAACGTAGTTTAAGTGTATGTATTAAGAACacacattaataattaaaatgagaaaaaatagcATAGAAGGTTGCCATGAtgaaacaacaacacacaatgTACCTTGAGAGCAGTGACATTAGCAATGCGATCCAGAGGACTCATTAAATCTGCCTCAATAAACAGATCCTTCCTCCCAGGGAGCTGGTGAACAAGAGGGCacagttatatattttaatgggAGCTGTAGCTAATTGTTAAGTGTGGACATATAGAGCAGCTGGTTGTGTTTCATAAGGAGGGTTGCTGTACCTGTTCCAGGAGATAGATGAGCTGGTCCTTTGCCAGTCTCTTGAGAAGAGAAAAATCAGGTGGCTCGGGGGCATCTCGTCTGCTGCTGTGTGCCATAGGGACAGATGGGCGACAGTACAGCGTGCGGGAACAGCTGACTGACACAGCTACGTTACTTGCAAACCCTCTTCCTATCGTACTAGCGCTGTCAAATATTGGCGGTATGACCCAATCAGTTATAAACGTTTAAAAAACTAGCAACAAATGAATCTATTTCAACCTCCAGCATTTACTTTTAGTATTCAAAGGTCCTAATTTAACTTACAGCTAAATAGCTGTACCACAAGCTTCTGTCGTTGATACTATGCCATATACAAGctaaacaatttcaaacgacctGGGGcgaacatttcaaaacaaatgtatctaccaaaataaaatgagtcaAACGTTAGACAACTAGTGTGAGCGACAACTTAGATGCCAAACGTTAATGTTGCTCACAACATTAGCTATAACATAAAGCTTCGCATGATCGAGCTAACAAGCAGCaatacactgcacagcacaTGTTAATTGCCTTTAATTGTCACCAACCAATTATTGGACTAAATGCATAGCAACTGCAATAGAACCGCTAAGTTAATGCTAATAGGTGACATGCAGGAATACGCGCAGCCGACTAAATCAAAGTAGTAAGCTATCTGGCTAACATTGTCATTTCGGAGCTCATCTCTAACGCTCAGAGAACTGTTCTCTGCTGACGCCTTGTCGTTCCTTTGGATGCGGAAGCAAAGTTGCTGCAATGCTTGTTTCTTCCGGACAAGTAACAGGATACATCCGGTTCAATGAAGGCTGTAGTCAAATCAGGGGACCAGGGATCGACATTCCCCGTGAAGCTCGAAAACTCCAGTGCTTAGGTTAGGTATTGCAGTTTATGaagcctctggtgccaaaaaggaAATTTCCCCCATTGACgtccattcaaaactatgaATTTACCATGGCGAAATGATAATATTTTGGACATAACTTTATGATTCTGAAATTTCTTCACACTGAACTAATTACTCTCCAGGGACCGAAGCTGCAcagtaataaataaaaggtttttaaaattcctATTCATCCCTTCACTTTAGGTACACAGTGCGCATGCTCCGGTTCCAAAAAAGCCCCATAGTCAAACTGGTAGCTGCATGAGCTGGCTTCATGCGCCAATGAGCAGCTCCCATAGAAATCTGTGGAACAGGTTAGCGGAAGCTATCCACATTCTTGTATATCTCGATGAGTCAAACACGGAAAGAGCGATGGGCAAAAGTCGTTTTGCTCATTTAACTGAGTGAAAATATTTGTGGGCTTTAtacaaagtaattattttgcttatttatttatatattttgataCGAATAGGTAACTAGTTAAATTACTTGTAGCAGGTGAAATTTAAAGTCTGTTGTGGGTAACGTAGCGTTAATAAATGTTACTCCAGTATACATGACCTGCTATCTGTAGTGAAATAATGAGTTCAGATTCAGCGCTGTTGTTGGAAACCGTACACTTTGCggcagaaaaacataaaaatcaacGGCGGAAGGACCCTGAAGCCACACCATATATCAACCACCCAATTGGTAGGTAAACAACGAAGGCGGTCACGGCCCTCAAATACACAATCAGATGTTGAATCTAAtctattttttccattgtattTTTCCTCCCGTTTTTTATTACAGGTGTGGCAAGAATCTTAAGCCATGAAGGTGGAATTACTGACATTGAAGTTTTACAGGtaaatttcttttaatttcatCATCTAGGTTGGTGTGTAGTTCTGCTTACTTTTTCTGTGTATTGTAAGGTGAGAAGATGGACACTAATCCATGCTAATATGTGTGGCAAAATAGCCTACCTTTACATGGAAATCCATTGATTTCTCGACCTACACACTGTTCTTATATGAATGGAACATGCTGGTGTACTcgtattttattgttattaaattgTATGTGCCTTAACATGCTGGTGAAAGTTTACCAAATGTGTCTACTCTCAAGTCCCCAGAAGCATTGATCTGTGCTGTAATTAAGTGTACCAAAATTTGCATAACATGCTGTACACCTATAACTGTGTTATCTCCTTGAGTATACAAGGAAGAACAGATTCTGAATACAGCCAAGGTCACAAAACATCACAACTCAAAAATTTCCATTTACAGTTTGGCTTTGTTTTAAACCCTTCAGGCAGCTTTGCTTCATGATACAGTGGAAGACACTGACACCACCATTACAGAGCTTGAGGCGGTATTCGGGCAGACGGTGGCCAGAATTGTCCAAGAAGTAACAGATGACCGCACTCTGACCAAGCAAGAGAGGAAGCGTCAGCAGGTGGAGCATGCGCCATATTGCAGCCACCAGGCCAAACTGGTGAAACTAGCTGACAAGCTGTACAACCTGAGGGATC encodes:
- the hddc3 gene encoding guanosine-3',5'-bis(diphosphate) 3'-pyrophosphohydrolase MESH1 is translated as MSSDSALLLETVHFAAEKHKNQRRKDPEATPYINHPIGVARILSHEGGITDIEVLQAALLHDTVEDTDTTITELEAVFGQTVARIVQEVTDDRTLTKQERKRQQVEHAPYCSHQAKLVKLADKLYNLRDLNRCTPSGWTEERVQEYFVWAAQVVRGLRGTNQTLENNLQQLFKQRGVEM